The genome window CGATCGAAAGCCGTTCGGATTGGGTCAGGGGAGGTTTGTCAGTTTGGAAGTCTTCCATAAGAAAAATGCCTCCATTTTTTCCTTTCATTACATAGAGAGGAATGCCTGCAAGAGATAAATCATCAATATCTCTCATAATAGTTCGTGTGCTGACTTTAAAAAGTTCTGATAATTCTTTAGCTGTTGTTTTTCGTTTATTTACTAAATGAGAAATAATCCCCATTTGACGGTCGATTTTCATAATTTTCTCCTTAAATATGACAGATAGTTGTCATATTACCTTTGTTATGATTATACCATAAAGAAAGGAGTTCATATAATGAAACATCAAACTAAACCATCGTTTACCTTAGTTGGCAAGAGTATTTTGATAGAAGGAACTACAGTTCATGAACATCACTATTCTAAAGAGAAAACGGCATTCTATACTCAGTTATTTAAAGAAGGAATGCTAGGAAAATTGATGCCCCATTCCATAGATAAAAGAGGCTATGCTTTGATAGTTCCTCATGAAGATGGTATACAATACTACGCAGGAGTTGCGGCAAATAATGCTGTGGCAGGTTACGAAAGCATTCTTGTCCCAGAGAAAGATTATTTAGTAAGCTCAGCCAGTGGTGATAAATCAAGACTCTTGTTTGATAAATTGGAGGATAACTTTTTTGAGGGAGAATATAGCTCGCTTTACAATGATGGAATTATCTTAGAAATACTTTTAAACGGTAATCCCATGGATGCAGAAGTTGAGCTTTGGGTTCCCAATTCAACAAACTAATAAGAACTGATAGAAAATTATTATAGTCGCAGCAAGTAAGAGGAAAGGCACAAAAGGAAGTCTTTCCTTTTTCTTTTGCAGGAGAAAGGCCAGGATGCCCGCCGCAGAAGCAAACTGGATCAAGATGAGTAATTCTGTCGTGCTAAAGACGAGGGCACAAGAAGCTAGAAAGAGGAAATCTCCTGCGCCCATGCGGATATCAATAAAATGAGCTATGATTCCAAGGGCAAGAAAGAAGACCATAACCAGATTCCAACCAGAGCAGGCCATGAGGATTAGGTGGAAAGTCAGCCAGACTAGTAAGGGATATTCCTGATGGCGAAAGTCATAGATTCCCAAGGTCAAGCCAGCAGTTATGAGGATGACTTGTCCTATGGAAATCCAGCCCCAAGACCAAGCTAGAAAGAGGAATCCTAACCCAAATTCAAAGAGAGCATACCAGACAGGATAGCGAGTCTTGCAGTAGCGACAGCGAAAGCGATTAAAGACCTGCGAGAGGATAGGAATCAAATCCAACGGACGCAAGCGAGTCTGACAGGAATCGCAGTGACTAGCTGGACTGATAATGGATTGCTCAGGAAAACGGTCAATAACCAAACCAAGAAAGGAAGCGAGAATGGTCCCGACAAGAAAAAAATAAAGATCAATCATACTTATCTATTCGTAAAAAATAGGAGAAGTGGTATAATGGAGAAACATAGATAAGGTGGTGAGGTCAAGATGATGATTCGTTTTGAAGAAAATGTGAGCATAGAAAACGCTCAGCTCTTATGCCAATGGTCCAACTCCCTTGGCAAATCCTTTCAGGAACAATGGATGGGAACAATGATTCCTTTTCCCTTAACAATTCAAATCTTGCAAGATTTGGAAGGAATCTTTTCAATCTTTGATGGACAAGAGTTTGTGGGGCTTATCCAGAAAATCAGGCTAGAAGACAGGAATCTTCATATCGGGAGATTTTTTATCAACCCTCAGAAGCAGGGGCAAGGCTTAGGTAGCCAGGCTTTAAGGAAATTTATTAGTTTGGCCTTTGAAAATGAAGACATAGATACTATTTCTCTAAATGTCTACGAGGCAAATCAAACAGCTTACAATCTTTACCAAAAAGCAGGATTTGAAATCGTTCAAATGGTTGAAGTACCTATACGAAAATACATCATGAAAAAGGGGAGATAGAAGATAAAGAGGATAGGGAAAACTCAGCTTGAGTACAAAATCTAGTAAATCTTTCCATAATAAAAACGCATAATATTAAATTTTTTGAACATCTGACATTATGCGTTTTTATGATTTTAAGATTTTTATCTGCCCTAATAGATTAATTATTTTTTCTATATTCCCCATCTAGTTCGTTTAATTGTTTACCAGTTAATCGAAGGATTTTATCCTGCTTACATCTTGTTATAATATCAACAATTTTCTTTGATATTTCTTTAAACATTTTCTTTGATTCATTATTTTGAAGTCTAGGAGATGTTTCTTTGGCGACATAGTAAGCCTGATTGTCTTCAACAGTTATTAAACTCAGAATTTTATTAGCAATATTCTCATCGAAATAGTACGGTTTGAAAGAATCGCCTTTTTCTTTCATAATTTTCGATAGATAGAGTTTTCTTTTCTCGTTTAGGGTGCCCAATGATAATAATATGTTTCATATTTCTAACTCCTTTATTGGAAATAAATTAGATTTTAAGATGTTCCATTTTTTAAACTTATTTATAAAGATAGAACTATCAAAAAAGCCTTGAAACCAAGGCTTTTTCCTGTTGTTTAGATGCCCCCTGCAGGGCTCGAACCTGCGACCCATAGATTAAGAGTCTACTGCTC of Streptococcus oralis contains these proteins:
- a CDS encoding GNAT family N-acetyltransferase — protein: MMIRFEENVSIENAQLLCQWSNSLGKSFQEQWMGTMIPFPLTIQILQDLEGIFSIFDGQEFVGLIQKIRLEDRNLHIGRFFINPQKQGQGLGSQALRKFISLAFENEDIDTISLNVYEANQTAYNLYQKAGFEIVQMVEVPIRKYIMKKGR
- a CDS encoding effector binding domain-containing protein, whose amino-acid sequence is MKHQTKPSFTLVGKSILIEGTTVHEHHYSKEKTAFYTQLFKEGMLGKLMPHSIDKRGYALIVPHEDGIQYYAGVAANNAVAGYESILVPEKDYLVSSASGDKSRLLFDKLEDNFFEGEYSSLYNDGIILEILLNGNPMDAEVELWVPNSTN
- a CDS encoding prepilin peptidase yields the protein MIDLYFFLVGTILASFLGLVIDRFPEQSIISPASHCDSCQTRLRPLDLIPILSQVFNRFRCRYCKTRYPVWYALFEFGLGFLFLAWSWGWISIGQVILITAGLTLGIYDFRHQEYPLLVWLTFHLILMACSGWNLVMVFFLALGIIAHFIDIRMGAGDFLFLASCALVFSTTELLILIQFASAAGILAFLLQKKKERLPFVPFLLLAATIIIFYQFLLVC